From uncultured Draconibacterium sp.:
AATTTCGCTGGAATGGATTGCTAAAGCCGGAGGAAAAGTGATTAACCTGCTGTGCAAGGGATCGTATAAACACGTAACCGAGCAACTGCGGAAAACACCGGAACAGCACGTAGCCGACATTAAAAAAGTTATAAACTATGCCGACGAAATGGGAATTAAGGTGAATATTTACCTTGAAGACTGGTCGAACGGCATGCGCAGCTCGAAAGACTACGTTCACTTCATGATTTCGAGCCTGAAAGACGAAAAGGTGGAGCGTTTTATGCTTCCCGATACGCTCGGTATCCTTGATCCGGACGAAACATATGATTTCTGTCTGGAAATGATCGAAAGCTTTCCTGACGTTGAATTCGACTTTCATGCACACAACGATTACGATTTGGCTATTGCCAACGTTTTTCATGCAATGAAAGCCGGAATTCGTTGTGTACACACCACAGTAAATGGTTTGGGAGAACGAGCAGGGAATGCTCCCCTATCAAGTGTGATTGCCACCATAAAAGACCACCTGAAAATGAAAACCCGCGTAAACGAAGCCCAACTAAATAAGGTTTCGAAACTGGTTGAATCATTTTCAGGCATTCGTATTCCGACTAATAAACCACTTATTGGTGAGTTTGTGTTTACACAATGTAGCGGAATTCATGCCGATGGTGACAGCAAAAACAACCTGTATTTTAATGATTTGCTACCGGAACGTTTTGGCCGCACACGCCAGTACGCTTTGGGAAAAACTTCGGGCAAAGCCAATATCAAAAAGAACCTGGAAGACCTTGGCATTGAGTTGGATAAAGAATCGCTGAAAAAAGTTACAGACAAGGTTATTGAACTGGCCGATCAAAAAGAAACCATCACGAGCGACGAACTTCCCTACATTGTGGCTGATGTGCTGGAAAATGACCTTTTTGATCAACGCGTTAAAGTGGTGAATTACTCGATAAGTTACACCATGGGATTACGCCCAATGGCTAATGTTTCGCTTGAAATTGATGGAAAAATTTACGAGGAATACAGCGATGGTGACGGACAGTACGATGCTTTTGTAAAAGCTTTACGCAAAATTTACGAACGCCTAGATAAAGTATTCCCTAAACTGATTGACTATGTAGTAACCATTCCTCCGGGCGGTAACACCAATGCCCTGGTTGAAACAGTGATTACCTGGCGCAACGATCACGAATTTAAGACAAAAGGTCTGCACCCGGATCAGAATGCAGCCGCAATTCTGGCAACAACAAGGATGTTGAACGTGATTGAAAACGAGTTCAACACCACAAAATTAGAAGAATTAAAAAACGAAAATTAATAACGTCTTCGGACTCCCGACTTCGGGCTTCCGACAATTGAAACAAGATGAAACTAAACATTGCATTATTGCCCGGCGACGGGATCGGACCTGAAATTGTTGATCAGGCCATGAAAGCAGTGAAAGCTGTTGCACAAAAATTTAATCACGAATTAGAATACAAACAAGCTCTAACCGGCGCTTGTGCCATCGACGCAGTTGGCGATCCTTATCCGGAAGAAACACACGAGTTGTGTATGAATTCGGATGCTGTACTTTTTGGTGCTATTGGCGATCCAAAATTCGACAATAACCCAAAAGCACC
This genomic window contains:
- a CDS encoding alpha-isopropylmalate synthase regulatory domain-containing protein, which translates into the protein MTGKAVEISGKRLTIMDTTLRDGEQTSGVSFSDGEKLSVAKVLLEDVKVDRIEIASARVSEGEFKGTQKVMQWATQKGHLEKVEVLGFVDGKISLEWIAKAGGKVINLLCKGSYKHVTEQLRKTPEQHVADIKKVINYADEMGIKVNIYLEDWSNGMRSSKDYVHFMISSLKDEKVERFMLPDTLGILDPDETYDFCLEMIESFPDVEFDFHAHNDYDLAIANVFHAMKAGIRCVHTTVNGLGERAGNAPLSSVIATIKDHLKMKTRVNEAQLNKVSKLVESFSGIRIPTNKPLIGEFVFTQCSGIHADGDSKNNLYFNDLLPERFGRTRQYALGKTSGKANIKKNLEDLGIELDKESLKKVTDKVIELADQKETITSDELPYIVADVLENDLFDQRVKVVNYSISYTMGLRPMANVSLEIDGKIYEEYSDGDGQYDAFVKALRKIYERLDKVFPKLIDYVVTIPPGGNTNALVETVITWRNDHEFKTKGLHPDQNAAAILATTRMLNVIENEFNTTKLEELKNEN